A single Bosea sp. PAMC 26642 DNA region contains:
- a CDS encoding PhzF family phenazine biosynthesis protein, producing the protein MKRRFVTLDVFTARANAGNPLAVVLDSEGLDTAAMQTIAREFNLSETVFVSGPTDPANRAAVRIFTPGRELPFAGHPTVGTAVLLALRDTAEGRVVEKLTLEEQVGLVSCTVAVSGERAGHASFVLPKLPEEIEQAGALALLAGALGLDKREIGFDDHEPSVFSAGVGFTLVPVASLEALGSLRLDTSLWSQVMKPADHPNAFVYCRQTSESSHQFRARMFAPAMGVAEDPATGSAVAAFAGAIMRFEQPGDGEHRFVVEQGYEMGRPSQITLDLTVGRGALLSARIGGSAVMISEGVLL; encoded by the coding sequence ATGAAACGCCGCTTCGTCACGCTCGACGTCTTCACCGCCAGGGCCAATGCCGGCAATCCGCTGGCCGTGGTGCTCGACTCTGAGGGGCTCGATACGGCGGCCATGCAGACGATCGCACGCGAGTTCAACCTGTCGGAGACCGTCTTCGTCTCAGGCCCGACCGATCCCGCCAACCGCGCGGCGGTGCGGATCTTCACGCCCGGGCGCGAACTGCCTTTTGCCGGCCATCCCACTGTCGGCACGGCGGTTCTGCTGGCGCTGCGCGACACGGCCGAGGGCCGGGTCGTGGAGAAGCTGACGCTCGAGGAGCAGGTCGGCCTCGTATCATGCACCGTGGCGGTGTCGGGCGAGCGCGCCGGTCACGCTAGCTTCGTTCTTCCGAAACTGCCCGAAGAGATTGAGCAGGCGGGGGCCCTGGCGCTGCTGGCGGGAGCGCTCGGGCTCGACAAGCGCGAGATCGGCTTCGACGATCATGAGCCCAGCGTCTTCTCGGCCGGTGTCGGCTTCACCCTGGTGCCGGTCGCGAGCCTCGAAGCCCTGGGCAGCCTGCGGCTCGACACCAGTCTGTGGTCGCAGGTGATGAAGCCCGCCGATCACCCCAATGCCTTCGTCTATTGCCGCCAGACGAGCGAGAGCAGCCATCAGTTTCGCGCCCGCATGTTCGCGCCTGCCATGGGCGTCGCGGAGGACCCGGCTACGGGCTCTGCCGTCGCGGCCTTCGCCGGCGCGATCATGCGCTTCGAGCAGCCCGGCGACGGCGAACACCGCTTCGTCGTCGAACAGGGCTACGAAATGGGCCGCCCTTCGCAGATCACGCTCGATCTGACGGTGGGGCGCGGTGCTCTGCTCTCGGCACGAATCGGCGGGTCGGCGGTGATGATCAGCGAGGGCGTGCTTTTGTGA
- a CDS encoding RidA family protein translates to MFKAHNPAAMFVPVGPYCHGLEVVQPKRFLFSSGTMGLDKEGLAPEGIEAQLEIAWTNLKAILADAGMDVGNIVKVTTFLADRSMRGPATAYRQAMLRDHKPAVTTMVAGLLQDDWLVEIEIVAAA, encoded by the coding sequence ATGTTCAAAGCCCATAACCCTGCCGCGATGTTTGTGCCCGTCGGTCCCTATTGTCATGGCCTGGAGGTCGTCCAGCCCAAACGGTTTCTCTTCAGCAGCGGCACTATGGGGCTCGACAAGGAGGGCCTAGCGCCGGAGGGCATCGAGGCGCAGCTCGAAATCGCCTGGACCAATCTCAAGGCGATCCTGGCCGACGCCGGCATGGACGTCGGCAATATCGTCAAGGTGACTACGTTCCTTGCCGATCGTTCCATGCGCGGGCCGGCCACTGCCTATCGACAAGCGATGCTCCGCGACCATAAACCTGCCGTGACGACGATGGTTGCCGGGCTCCTGCAGGATGACTGGCTCGTCGAGATCGAAATCGTGGCCGCAGCCTGA
- a CDS encoding DedA family protein, giving the protein MAQLELWMHGLVEFMRANQEWAIPIVFLVAFAECVAVLSWLVPATVFFTAFGAAAGASGLNLIPLAFAASAGAGCGFWLSYWVGLVLGPRVGDYWPLNKNPQLLERGHAFFEKWGVASILIGHFFGPLRAVIAIVAGIVKMPFIPFQLANWIASSAWGFGLLYGAGRLAEVMAR; this is encoded by the coding sequence ATGGCTCAACTCGAACTCTGGATGCACGGGCTCGTCGAGTTCATGCGGGCGAACCAGGAATGGGCGATCCCGATCGTCTTTCTGGTCGCCTTCGCCGAATGCGTCGCGGTCCTGTCCTGGCTCGTACCTGCGACGGTCTTCTTTACGGCTTTTGGCGCGGCAGCGGGCGCGTCCGGCCTCAATCTGATCCCGCTGGCCTTCGCGGCATCGGCCGGCGCCGGCTGCGGCTTCTGGCTGTCCTATTGGGTCGGCCTCGTTTTGGGTCCGCGCGTTGGCGACTACTGGCCGCTGAACAAGAACCCGCAACTGCTGGAGCGCGGCCACGCCTTCTTCGAGAAATGGGGTGTCGCCAGCATCCTGATCGGCCATTTCTTCGGACCGTTACGGGCCGTGATCGCGATCGTCGCCGGCATCGTGAAGATGCCCTTCATCCCCTTCCAGCTCGCCAACTGGATCGCATCGAGCGCCTGGGGCTTCGGCCTGCTTTATGGCGCGGGCCGGCTCGCCGAAGTCATGGCGCGCTGA
- a CDS encoding TetR/AcrR family transcriptional regulator C-terminal domain-containing protein — protein sequence MTTTPDTADTDEPTARQQAVFDAVLSLMVEGDQLTMNAVARRASCSKETLYKWFGDRDGLLTATVQWQAARVRAGRYDAQTLDIATLRDSLKDFAANWLTVISSPTSIALNRLAIGHAASRKSNLGSIVLANGRLAIGDRLRPVLEAGREAGLLAFDDSETAFRTFFGLVGRDVQIRLLLGDALSETDIARDAARATDQFLALHGRASAAPKA from the coding sequence ATGACGACGACACCTGACACGGCAGACACGGACGAACCTACGGCTCGCCAGCAGGCCGTGTTCGATGCCGTGCTGTCGCTGATGGTCGAGGGCGACCAGCTCACCATGAACGCAGTGGCGCGGCGTGCGAGCTGCTCCAAGGAAACGCTCTACAAATGGTTCGGCGATCGCGATGGGCTGTTGACCGCAACAGTTCAATGGCAGGCCGCGCGCGTGAGGGCTGGGCGCTACGATGCGCAGACCCTCGACATCGCGACGCTTCGTGACAGTCTCAAAGACTTCGCGGCGAATTGGCTGACGGTAATCTCCAGCCCAACTTCGATCGCGCTCAATCGCCTGGCGATCGGCCATGCGGCCTCGCGCAAGAGCAATCTCGGTAGCATCGTGCTGGCCAATGGGCGGCTTGCCATCGGAGATAGGCTGCGGCCGGTGCTCGAAGCGGGCAGGGAAGCCGGCTTGCTCGCCTTCGACGATTCCGAAACGGCATTCCGCACGTTCTTCGGTCTTGTCGGGCGCGACGTGCAGATCCGGCTTCTGCTGGGTGATGCTCTCAGCGAAACTGACATTGCGCGCGATGCCGCCAGGGCAACCGACCAGTTCCTCGCACTTCACGGGCGGGCCTCAGCCGCACCGAAAGCCTGA
- a CDS encoding ABC transporter ATP-binding protein, with translation MALQVSPQSDAGQGGAPVAAPAVALRGLDITFHLDGGGRYQAVTGIDLAVNSGEFVSVVGPTGCGKSTLLNAAAGLLTPSAGTVCVFGKPLSGLNRRAGYLFQADALMPWKTALDNVKVALEPMGVSDADADRQARDWLARVGLRAFVDRYPHMLSGGQRKRVALAQMLIRNPEILLMDEPFGPLDAQTRQIMGNLLLDLWSKDRKALIFITHDLEEAIALSDRVVVMSAGPAAGIVADYRVDLPRPRDIAEIRLEKAFHEIHRDIWASLKIEVQKAYAMGDGRDMVEAMP, from the coding sequence ATGGCGTTGCAGGTATCCCCGCAGAGCGATGCGGGACAGGGCGGCGCGCCCGTGGCAGCGCCCGCGGTCGCGTTGCGCGGCCTCGACATCACCTTTCATCTGGATGGCGGCGGCCGCTACCAGGCCGTGACCGGGATCGACCTTGCCGTAAATTCGGGCGAGTTCGTCTCCGTGGTCGGGCCGACCGGCTGCGGCAAGTCGACCCTTCTCAATGCGGCGGCGGGCCTGCTGACGCCGTCGGCGGGCACGGTCTGCGTCTTCGGCAAGCCGCTGTCGGGTCTCAACCGCCGCGCCGGCTATCTCTTCCAGGCCGATGCGCTGATGCCGTGGAAGACGGCGCTCGACAACGTCAAGGTCGCGCTGGAGCCGATGGGCGTTTCGGACGCCGACGCCGACAGGCAGGCGCGCGACTGGCTGGCGCGGGTCGGCCTGCGCGCCTTTGTCGACCGCTATCCGCACATGCTCTCGGGCGGCCAGCGCAAGCGTGTGGCGCTGGCGCAGATGCTGATCCGCAACCCCGAGATCTTGCTGATGGACGAGCCTTTTGGGCCGCTCGACGCGCAGACGCGGCAGATCATGGGCAATCTGCTGCTCGACCTCTGGTCGAAGGATCGCAAGGCCCTGATCTTCATCACCCACGATCTGGAAGAGGCGATCGCCCTGTCGGACCGCGTCGTGGTGATGTCGGCGGGGCCGGCGGCGGGCATCGTCGCCGATTACCGGGTCGACCTGCCGCGCCCGCGCGACATCGCCGAGATCCGGCTGGAGAAGGCCTTTCACGAGATCCACCGCGACATCTGGGCCTCGCTCAAAATCGAGGTGCAGAAGGCTTATGCCATGGGCGACGGGCGCGACATGGTGGAGGCGATGCCATGA
- a CDS encoding endonuclease/exonuclease/phosphatase family protein — protein MKLRIGTFNVENLLTRHRFGPDGGRTDTSAAMSLFHFPRPDERDAVERSLAVALEDDKRQMTALAMAEARADLWMLQEVDSLASLQAFFANYVHRLADHRYGHFSLIDGNDRRDIDIGFAARRDLVAPAAVTVRSHKDATFAQMGAHDADLARLGIGPHDKVFARDCLMIELDFGDRTLTLFGCHLKSMNNGREDGRQVTLPVRRAEARAVKRIVQDRFGPGWREANWIVLGDLNAYRIGIGPLGETTDEGESGIEPLLDDFAVDPMTRLPAHERWTHFRRFWSEERQQLVETHMPLDHILLSPALAAANPAAVPQMIRRGLPYRVPLDPQASDRSIATLATSSDRYPRVGWDRPKASDHCPLIIDLAIPQGIRP, from the coding sequence ATGAAGCTGCGCATCGGCACCTTCAACGTCGAGAACCTGCTGACGCGCCACCGTTTTGGACCCGACGGCGGGCGTACCGACACGTCGGCGGCCATGTCGCTGTTCCATTTTCCCCGGCCCGACGAGCGCGACGCGGTCGAACGCTCGCTGGCGGTCGCGCTGGAGGACGACAAGCGCCAGATGACGGCTCTCGCCATGGCCGAGGCCAGGGCCGATCTCTGGATGCTGCAGGAGGTCGATTCGCTGGCCAGCCTGCAGGCGTTCTTCGCCAATTACGTCCACCGCCTCGCCGACCATCGCTACGGGCATTTCTCGCTGATCGACGGCAACGACCGGCGCGATATCGATATCGGCTTCGCGGCAAGGCGCGATCTCGTCGCGCCGGCGGCGGTCACGGTGCGCTCTCACAAGGACGCGACCTTCGCGCAGATGGGCGCGCACGACGCGGATCTGGCGCGGCTCGGCATCGGCCCGCACGACAAGGTCTTTGCGCGCGACTGCCTGATGATCGAGCTCGATTTCGGCGACCGGACGCTGACCCTGTTCGGCTGCCACCTCAAATCGATGAACAATGGCCGCGAGGACGGCCGGCAGGTGACGCTGCCGGTACGTCGCGCCGAGGCACGTGCGGTGAAGCGCATCGTCCAGGACCGGTTCGGCCCGGGCTGGCGCGAGGCGAACTGGATCGTGCTCGGCGATCTCAACGCCTACCGCATCGGAATCGGCCCCCTGGGCGAGACGACCGACGAGGGCGAGAGCGGGATCGAGCCGCTGCTCGACGATTTCGCCGTCGATCCGATGACGCGATTGCCGGCGCATGAGCGCTGGACGCATTTCCGGCGTTTCTGGTCGGAAGAGCGGCAGCAGCTGGTCGAGACGCATATGCCGCTCGACCATATCCTGCTGTCCCCGGCGCTGGCGGCGGCCAATCCCGCCGCCGTGCCGCAGATGATCCGCCGCGGACTGCCCTATCGCGTCCCGCTCGACCCGCAAGCGTCCGATCGTTCTATAGCGACGCTGGCGACCAGCTCCGATCGCTATCCACGGGTGGGCTGGGACCGGCCGAAGGCCTCCGACCACTGTCCGCTGATCATCGATCTCGCGATCCCACAAGGTATCCGACCATGA
- a CDS encoding ComEA family DNA-binding protein produces the protein MKKININTATAAELDTLKGIGEARSKKIIDERAKAKFKNFDDLVKRSVLPSNVEADIKGKITF, from the coding sequence GTGAAGAAGATCAACATCAACACCGCGACCGCCGCCGAACTCGACACGCTGAAGGGCATCGGCGAAGCCCGCTCGAAGAAGATCATCGACGAGCGCGCCAAGGCGAAATTCAAGAATTTCGACGATCTGGTGAAGCGCAGCGTCCTGCCCTCGAATGTCGAAGCCGACATCAAGGGCAAGATCACGTTCTGA
- the ilvC gene encoding ketol-acid reductoisomerase: protein MRVYYDRDADINLIKGKKVCIVGYGSQGHAHALNLRDSGVKDIIIALKAGSATRKKAEEAGFAVMTPTEAAKVSDIMMMLTPDELQGDIYRDELHGNMKEGAALLFAHGLNVHFNLIEPRKDLDVLMVAPKGPGHTVRSEYQRGGGVPTLIAIHQDATGNAHDLGLSYASANGGGRAGIIETTFKEECETDLFGEQVVLCGGLVELIKAGYETLTEAGYAPEMAYFECLHEVKLIVDLIYEGGIANMNYSISNTAEYGEYVTGPRIITAETKAEMKRVLTDIQSGKFTRDWMLENKVNQTSFKATRARYAAHPIEEVGAKLRDMMPWIKAKALVDKTKN from the coding sequence ATGCGCGTCTATTACGATCGTGATGCCGACATCAACCTGATCAAAGGCAAGAAGGTCTGCATCGTCGGCTACGGCTCACAGGGCCATGCCCATGCGCTCAACCTGCGCGATTCCGGTGTCAAGGACATCATCATCGCGCTGAAGGCCGGTTCGGCGACCCGCAAGAAGGCCGAAGAGGCCGGCTTTGCCGTGATGACCCCGACCGAGGCCGCCAAGGTTTCCGACATCATGATGATGCTGACACCCGACGAACTGCAGGGCGACATCTATCGCGACGAACTGCATGGCAACATGAAGGAGGGCGCCGCCCTTCTGTTCGCCCACGGCCTCAACGTGCATTTCAACCTGATCGAGCCGCGCAAGGACCTCGACGTGCTGATGGTCGCCCCGAAAGGCCCCGGCCACACGGTTCGCTCCGAGTATCAGCGCGGCGGCGGCGTGCCGACCCTGATCGCGATCCATCAGGACGCGACCGGCAATGCCCATGACCTCGGTCTCTCGTACGCGTCGGCCAATGGCGGCGGTCGCGCCGGCATCATCGAGACGACCTTCAAGGAAGAGTGCGAGACCGATCTGTTCGGCGAGCAGGTCGTCCTCTGCGGCGGCCTGGTCGAGCTGATCAAGGCCGGCTACGAGACGCTGACCGAGGCCGGCTATGCGCCCGAGATGGCCTATTTCGAGTGCCTGCACGAGGTGAAGCTGATCGTCGACCTGATCTATGAGGGCGGTATCGCCAACATGAACTATTCGATCTCCAACACGGCCGAGTATGGCGAGTACGTGACGGGTCCGCGCATCATCACCGCGGAGACCAAGGCCGAGATGAAGCGCGTGCTGACCGACATCCAGTCGGGCAAGTTCACCCGCGACTGGATGCTGGAGAACAAGGTCAACCAGACCTCGTTCAAGGCGACCCGCGCCCGCTATGCAGCCCACCCGATCGAGGAAGTCGGCGCCAAGCTGCGCGACATGATGCCCTGGATCAAGGCCAAGGCCCTGGTCGACAAGACCAAGAACTGA
- a CDS encoding M3 family metallopeptidase, with the protein MTAADALSLPAGNPFAEAWQTPFGLPPFQAIKPEHIQPAFEAALERHKQEIAAIVADPAAPDFANTIEALERAGRALSRVGGVFYNLAGADTNEALQAIERTLSPVTSRHWSAIMMDAGLFARVDAVFAKRETLGFDAEQARLLERTHRGFIRSGAQLGPEDKARLAAISERLAELGTQFGQNVLKDESSYALVIEDEAGLAGLPAFLVAAMARAAGDRGHEGKHAVTLSRSIIEPFLTFSTRRDLREEAFVAWTKRGENGGETDNRAIVAEMVTLRAEKARLLGFATFAHFKLDDSMAKTPENVRDLLELVWKPAKARAVQEAANLAALAQSEGENAAIRPWDWRHYAEKVRQQTFALDEAVLKPYLQLDRIITAAFDVAGKLFGLAFEERRDLVGYHPDVRIWEVKEAASGRHIGLFLGDYFARASKRSGAWMSAYRSQRNFDGEVRPIIVNVCNFAKPSEGKPALLSIDDARTLFHEFGHALHGLLSDVRYGSLAGTSVSRDFVELPSQLYEHWFLTKEVMQSYCLHAETGEPIPEALIEKIKRAQTFNQGFSTVEYTSSALVDLAFHSLENPGEIDPLAFEAAELARLGMPAEITMRHRTPHFAHVFSGDGYSAGYYSYLWSEVMDADAFNAFLESGDIFAPELAAKLKRYIYSAGDTRDAAEAYTLFRGRLPTPDALLEKRGLAA; encoded by the coding sequence ATGACCGCAGCCGATGCCTTGAGCCTGCCCGCCGGGAATCCCTTCGCTGAGGCGTGGCAGACGCCCTTCGGATTGCCGCCCTTCCAGGCGATCAAGCCCGAGCATATCCAGCCCGCCTTCGAGGCCGCGCTGGAGCGGCACAAGCAGGAGATCGCTGCGATCGTGGCCGATCCCGCAGCGCCTGATTTCGCCAACACGATCGAGGCGCTGGAGCGGGCGGGCCGGGCGCTCTCGCGCGTCGGCGGCGTCTTCTACAACCTGGCGGGGGCCGACACGAACGAGGCACTGCAGGCGATCGAGCGGACGCTGTCTCCGGTGACCTCGCGGCACTGGTCGGCGATCATGATGGATGCGGGGCTGTTTGCCCGGGTGGATGCCGTCTTCGCCAAGCGCGAGACGCTTGGCTTCGATGCCGAGCAGGCGCGGCTGCTGGAGCGGACGCATCGCGGCTTCATCCGCTCGGGCGCCCAGCTCGGGCCGGAAGACAAGGCTAGGCTGGCCGCGATCAGTGAACGGCTGGCGGAGCTCGGTACGCAGTTCGGCCAGAACGTGCTCAAGGACGAATCCTCCTACGCGCTGGTGATCGAGGACGAGGCCGGGCTTGCCGGGCTGCCGGCGTTCCTCGTCGCGGCGATGGCGCGCGCCGCCGGCGACCGTGGCCATGAGGGCAAACATGCGGTGACGCTGTCGCGCTCCATCATCGAGCCGTTCCTGACGTTCTCGACGCGTCGCGATCTCCGCGAGGAAGCCTTCGTCGCCTGGACCAAGCGCGGCGAGAATGGCGGGGAGACGGATAATCGCGCCATCGTCGCCGAGATGGTGACGCTGCGCGCCGAGAAGGCGAGGCTGCTCGGCTTTGCGACCTTCGCGCATTTCAAGCTGGACGACTCGATGGCGAAGACGCCGGAGAACGTCCGCGACCTGCTCGAACTGGTCTGGAAGCCGGCCAAGGCCCGTGCTGTCCAGGAGGCAGCGAACCTTGCCGCGCTCGCACAGAGCGAAGGGGAAAACGCCGCGATCCGGCCCTGGGATTGGCGTCACTATGCGGAGAAAGTCCGCCAGCAGACTTTCGCGCTCGATGAGGCGGTGCTGAAGCCCTATCTCCAGCTCGACCGCATCATTACGGCTGCCTTCGATGTGGCAGGCAAGCTGTTTGGCCTCGCCTTCGAGGAAAGGCGCGATCTCGTGGGCTACCACCCGGATGTCCGCATCTGGGAGGTCAAGGAGGCCGCGAGCGGCCGGCATATCGGGCTCTTCCTCGGCGACTATTTCGCCCGCGCCTCGAAGCGCTCGGGCGCCTGGATGAGCGCCTATCGCAGCCAGCGCAATTTCGACGGCGAGGTCCGGCCGATCATCGTCAATGTCTGCAATTTCGCCAAGCCTTCGGAAGGCAAGCCGGCGCTGCTCTCGATCGACGATGCGCGCACGCTGTTCCACGAGTTCGGCCATGCCCTGCACGGGTTGCTCTCGGATGTGCGCTATGGCTCGCTCGCCGGTACGTCGGTGTCGCGCGATTTCGTCGAACTGCCTTCGCAGCTTTACGAGCACTGGTTCCTGACGAAGGAGGTGATGCAGAGCTATTGCCTCCATGCCGAGACAGGCGAGCCGATCCCGGAGGCGCTGATCGAGAAGATCAAGCGGGCGCAGACGTTCAACCAGGGATTCTCGACCGTGGAGTACACCTCCTCGGCACTGGTCGACCTTGCCTTCCATTCCCTTGAGAATCCGGGGGAGATCGATCCGCTGGCCTTCGAGGCGGCGGAATTGGCGCGGCTCGGGATGCCGGCCGAGATCACGATGCGGCACCGTACCCCGCATTTCGCCCATGTCTTCTCGGGCGACGGCTATTCGGCCGGCTATTACAGCTATCTGTGGTCGGAGGTGATGGATGCCGACGCCTTCAACGCCTTCCTGGAGTCAGGCGACATCTTCGCGCCCGAGCTGGCGGCGAAGCTCAAGCGCTACATCTATTCGGCCGGCGACACGCGCGACGCGGCCGAGGCCTATACGCTGTTCCGGGGCCGGCTGCCGACACCGGATGCGCTGCTGGAGAAGCGGGGGCTGGCGGCGTGA
- the pdxY gene encoding pyridoxal kinase PdxY: MNILSIQSHVAYGHVGNAAAVFPMQRLGVEVWPIHTVQFSNHTGYGAWKGRVFDGGMIDEVMEGIAERGVLPSCDGVLSGYMGSADIGHAILSAVERVRAANPKALFCCDPVIGDVGRGVFVRPGIPEFMREQAVPAADIVTPNQFELELLTDIEVRTIADAHRAVAALRDAGPKVVLVTSLVTEETPADAIDMMAADARGAYRVRTPKLDVSVNGAGDAIAALFFVHYLREKSAAAALAKAAASIYGLLKRTKEAGSREILTVAAQDEFVTPSHQFLPEAL; the protein is encoded by the coding sequence ATGAACATCCTCTCGATCCAGTCGCATGTCGCCTATGGCCATGTCGGCAATGCCGCCGCCGTCTTTCCGATGCAGCGCCTGGGTGTCGAGGTCTGGCCGATTCATACGGTGCAGTTCTCGAATCATACGGGCTACGGCGCCTGGAAGGGCCGCGTCTTCGATGGCGGCATGATCGACGAGGTGATGGAGGGCATCGCCGAGCGGGGCGTGCTGCCCTCCTGCGACGGCGTACTCTCGGGCTATATGGGGTCGGCCGATATCGGCCACGCCATCCTGTCGGCGGTCGAGCGGGTGCGCGCCGCCAACCCGAAGGCGCTGTTTTGTTGCGACCCGGTGATCGGCGATGTCGGACGCGGGGTGTTCGTGCGGCCGGGAATCCCTGAATTCATGCGCGAGCAGGCGGTGCCGGCCGCCGATATCGTGACGCCCAACCAGTTCGAGCTCGAATTGCTGACCGATATCGAGGTCAGGACGATCGCGGACGCGCATCGCGCGGTGGCGGCGCTGCGCGATGCCGGCCCGAAGGTCGTACTCGTGACCTCGCTGGTCACCGAGGAGACGCCGGCCGACGCGATCGACATGATGGCGGCCGATGCCAGGGGCGCCTACCGGGTTCGCACGCCGAAGCTGGATGTCAGCGTCAACGGGGCGGGCGATGCGATCGCGGCGCTGTTCTTCGTGCATTATCTGCGCGAGAAATCGGCGGCGGCCGCGCTCGCCAAGGCGGCGGCCTCGATCTACGGCCTGCTGAAGCGCACGAAGGAGGCGGGCTCGCGCGAGATCCTGACGGTGGCGGCGCAAGACGAGTTCGTCACGCCTTCGCACCAGTTCCTGCCGGAAGCGCTCTGA
- a CDS encoding ABC transporter substrate-binding protein, whose protein sequence is MSRRTALAALALSTALGFGHAALAQNAEKPKLTLGVGGKQLLYYLPLTVAEKKGFFKEQGLDVEINDFGGGAKSLQALIGGSVDVVTGAYEHTIRMQAKGQDVRAVVELGRFPAITIAVRKELADKVKSAADFKGLKIGVTAPGSSTALTAQYAMVKAGLKATDAPIIGVGAGASAVAAIKQGQVDIISHLDPVSSKLEADGDVVTLIDTRTEAGTRALFGGSNPAAVLYLKGEFAEKNPVTTQKLVNAFVKSLKWLETAKPEDVADLVPPEYLLGDKPLYLRAVKNSQESYSRTGISPPEGQQSVYEALKLLDPELASSNVDLKKTFIDTFAKKAAAGS, encoded by the coding sequence ATCTCTCGCCGCACGGCGCTGGCTGCGCTCGCCCTTTCCACCGCGCTCGGCTTCGGCCATGCCGCACTCGCCCAAAACGCCGAAAAGCCGAAGCTGACGCTCGGCGTCGGCGGCAAGCAGCTTTTGTATTATCTCCCGCTGACGGTCGCCGAGAAGAAGGGCTTCTTCAAGGAGCAGGGTCTCGATGTCGAGATCAACGATTTCGGCGGCGGCGCGAAGTCGCTGCAGGCCCTGATCGGCGGCTCGGTCGATGTCGTGACGGGCGCCTATGAGCACACCATCCGGATGCAGGCCAAGGGCCAGGACGTGCGCGCCGTGGTCGAGCTCGGGCGCTTCCCGGCGATCACCATCGCGGTCCGCAAGGAACTGGCCGACAAGGTCAAGTCGGCGGCCGATTTCAAGGGGCTGAAGATCGGCGTGACCGCTCCGGGGTCCTCGACGGCGCTGACGGCGCAATACGCCATGGTCAAGGCCGGGCTGAAGGCGACGGATGCGCCGATCATCGGCGTCGGTGCGGGCGCGAGCGCGGTCGCCGCGATCAAGCAGGGCCAGGTCGACATCATCTCGCATCTCGATCCGGTCTCGTCGAAACTGGAAGCCGACGGCGATGTCGTGACTCTGATCGACACCCGTACGGAAGCCGGCACGCGGGCGCTGTTTGGCGGCTCGAACCCGGCCGCCGTGCTCTATCTCAAGGGCGAATTTGCCGAGAAGAACCCGGTGACGACCCAAAAGCTGGTCAATGCCTTCGTCAAATCGCTGAAATGGCTGGAGACGGCCAAGCCCGAGGACGTCGCCGATCTCGTGCCGCCGGAGTATCTGCTGGGTGACAAGCCGCTCTATCTGCGCGCCGTGAAGAACTCGCAGGAAAGCTATTCGCGGACCGGCATCTCGCCGCCGGAGGGCCAGCAGAGCGTCTACGAGGCGCTGAAGTTGCTCGATCCGGAGCTGGCGTCATCGAATGTCGACCTGAAGAAGACCTTCATCGATACATTCGCGAAGAAGGCGGCGGCGGGTTCCTGA
- a CDS encoding ABC transporter permease, producing MNRLKLLGLQVMVMIVFLLIWHVVTAYPLLGETKTIQFFFSTPGAVIGRTWTQLTGADIYWHLSITLTETVLAFVIGSLAGIFFGFTFARRELLAAVFDPYIKAANALPRVVLAPIFALWFGLGIWSKVALGFTLVFFIVFFNVYQGVREVSPTVLANARMLGMNGRQLFRHVYWPSALTWMFSSLHTSVGFALVGAVVGEYLGSSAGLGYKIHEAESVFDVTGVFSGMVILAIFVIAIDTVVTMVERRLLVWRPGQSSTTTV from the coding sequence ATGAACCGCCTCAAGCTTCTGGGCCTGCAGGTCATGGTGATGATCGTGTTCCTGCTGATCTGGCATGTGGTGACGGCCTATCCGCTGTTGGGCGAGACCAAGACGATCCAGTTCTTCTTCTCGACGCCGGGAGCAGTCATCGGCCGGACCTGGACGCAGCTGACCGGAGCGGACATCTACTGGCATCTCAGCATCACGCTGACCGAGACGGTGCTCGCCTTCGTCATCGGCTCGCTGGCGGGCATCTTCTTCGGTTTCACCTTCGCCCGGCGCGAGTTGCTGGCGGCGGTGTTCGACCCCTACATCAAGGCCGCGAACGCGTTGCCGCGCGTGGTTCTGGCGCCGATCTTCGCGCTCTGGTTCGGGCTCGGGATCTGGTCGAAGGTGGCGCTGGGCTTCACGCTGGTCTTCTTCATCGTCTTCTTCAACGTCTATCAGGGCGTGCGCGAGGTCTCCCCGACGGTTCTCGCCAATGCGCGGATGCTCGGCATGAACGGACGCCAGCTCTTCCGGCACGTCTACTGGCCGTCGGCCCTGACCTGGATGTTCTCCTCGCTGCATACATCGGTGGGCTTTGCGCTGGTGGGCGCTGTGGTCGGCGAATATCTCGGCTCCTCGGCCGGCCTCGGCTACAAGATCCACGAGGCCGAGAGCGTCTTCGACGTGACCGGGGTGTTCTCCGGCATGGTGATCCTGGCGATCTTCGTGATCGCGATCGACACGGTCGTGACGATGGTGGAGCGGCGCTTGCTGGTGTGGCGGCCGGGACAGAGCTCGACGACGACGGTGTGA